The window GAGTATTATTCTCGAAAGGGCGGCTATACCCAGTGCCGCCGGTACATATATCAGAGAAACTATGTTTAAAAGTATCCTGATACTGCTCCTGAAGCCATCTTTATTATCCAGTGAAAAGAATGTTGAGAGCTTTGGGATAAGAAGATTTGATACGGGAACTACAAGAAAAGTTGCGGCTGATGCAATAATCAGTGCAAAGTTATAGATACCGAGGTATGAAAGATTGATAAAATATGAAACAACTATTCTATCTATATATGTGGCACTTGTTCCCATAATGGATGAGAGGAATAATGGTACAGAGTAGTAAATGAGATTGCGGTATGGCTCCCTTGGTGCATTCCGTGTAAGGTTGCCCAGCCTGCTATATGCCCGATATACAAAAACAAAGAATGAGATTGCGCTGAGGATATTAATGGCACCCAGCCCTGCTATAAGGAATACTGATTTACCTGTCAAAAACAACATGGATAAGGGGAAGAAATATGTAAATATATTGATAAATATATAAATGATAGAATACTTCTTATACTGATTTAAGCCAAGAAGCATGGACCCGAATATATTTATCATCACAGATCCTGCAATGGCAATTCCTATAAGTTTCACTGACAGTATGTATACCGTGCTGTGGAAAAACAACGATGCAATTTCTGGTGAGGCTATGTACATGAATATAAATGCAGATAATGCAAGTAGCACTGCAAATACAATGGTCTGTTTCATTAGTTTCATGATAGCCTGGTGGTTTTCACGCACCAGGTGGTAAGATATATAATGCTGGATTCCATTTGAAAGGCCGAACACGAATACCACGGCCATAATATTCATTATGGCGTATAACAGGGAAATAGACCCTACAATATTGACCGGTAAGAGATGGGCAATAAAAAAATAAAAGAGACTCGATGATATAAACATGGATGCCACAGCCGAATACTGAAAACCTACCCCGGAGCTGAATGATTCAGTAATGCTACTCAATAAATGGTTATATAAATTCCCAATAAAAACTTATCCATTATCATGTAATATATCGCATATCATCTACATGATTCATTATGCGTAAAATAGGCCGGTTTACTGAATTTAGATTATAAAAATTAATCTGGATCAGATAAATAAGCTTTGTGAAGCAATATTATGAATCTAACCAATACTGTTTTAATCCCGTATATTCGCCGATACGGCAAAATAAATATATAAATAGATACTGACCAATTAAATGCATTCCGGGAAGACATCAAATTCTATAAGCAGGCCGCCACATGGCAGATCCACATATAGTATCCTTATTATCATACTTTCCGGTATGTTTTCTATTCTCTTTTCCTATTATTCTATTTTGAAAGCATATACAATAAATGCCTATGGATGGGATCTTGGATTATATTCACAGGCATTTTATTCAGCAATTCATGGAAGGTTGTTCTATACAAATCTTGCAGGTGGAAGTTTTCTGGCCGAACATTTTTCCCCCCTCATGTTTGCTATACTCCCGTTCTTTTATTTATATCCGAGCCCGTATACTCTACTCGTCCTACAATCCATATTTATCAGTTTTGCAGCGGTGCCGCTTTATTATCTTTCGCTGGTGCTTTTTTCAAGGGCAGAAAAAATAGGAAAAATAAAAAAACCTGAGCTATATGCATTCATAATATCACTTGCATTTCTGCTCTCCCCTCTCACTGAAAGCCCTGTATATTTTGATTTTCATATCATGGTATTTCTTCCGTTTTTTTATTTCATGTCCGTATATTTCTTTCTGCAGAGGAAGCTATTTCTTAATATTATATTTCTTGCATTGATAGCTTCTATTCATTCATCCTTCATCTTTATAGTAATAATGATGGTTATAATGGAATTTATAATGTGGTATAAGGAAAACCACAGGGAATCCCGGGATGTAAGGAGATGGGCAATATTCTCAGTATCGGGCATAGCCATACTGATTATATATTATATCATAGCGGGTATAGTCAAGGGCGATATTAACCATTCAACAACTGTTTCTCTTTTTGTTAGTGGGGAATCTGGAGCTGCATCAAGAAGCCTCGAAGGTCTGGTAATAACCCTAATTTATAATCCCGTGAAGTTCATAAATTATGTTATCTCTAATTATGAAATTAAAATACTCTTCCTTCTTCTGGCCTTTATGGCAGTGGATTTTGCATCAATAGATTCGCCAGCAGGTCTCCTGCCTGCAATCCCCTATCTAGCGTATGCCATGACGTCATCGTACATACCATATTATTTCATCGGTTACCAGTATTCAATGATGTTCATTCCGGTAGTATTTGTTTCCGGATCATTTGGAATAGAAAAATTAATGGAATTGAAACAAGATGGAACAGGTAGGAAACGCTTTAAATTCCGGAATATCAGAAATACTTTTATTGCCATAACTGCATTCGCCATAGCATCATTTATAGTTGTATCACCTATATCACCCATGTCCCTGGAGCCATCTGCCATACACAGCATATACAACGATTCAAGGGGGTATATGGAACGTGAAAACCAGTTTATGTATTCACTTGCTAAGGATGTGAATATGAACGCAACCCTTGTTACCGGAAACAGCCTTTATCCACTCTTTTACAGTGATATGAATGCCACGGCATTCCCATATGGGAACATTTCCATGGATAGTAATTATACCTATCTGATAGCCAATTTCAACGATAGCCAGACTTATTTGAATGATGGAAACAATATATCCCTTTCAGGCCTGGCATCTGCATATATGAATAGCGGGTCATATGGGATTATTGCAGAGGGTTATGGAATTATCGCACTGGAGTATCATTATAGAGGCATTCCTCTACTGACAGGTCCATTTTCTGTCAATTATCGTGGATCACTCTTTAATGTAACAGGAAATATAATCACTGGCCCTTTTCCTGATAAAGGACTTACCAGCTTCCAGGAACTGGATCTTGAAGGATCCAATATACATGCCGGAAACAGTACCTATCTGCTGCCCGGAAATTATACATATAAACTCTCTTTCAATAATACCTCCCATAATCCTCTAAAACAGATAAACATAACAATATGCGGGGATTATGGGAAAACTATAATTGCAAATATCTCAGGGTCCAGGGAAAACATTACCGGCAATGAACTAACCTTCAATTTAAGCACCCCCTACATTTATACTGGAGTTATTTACAGAATAGATGTATATTCGAATGATTATACTCTTTATAATATGTCAGTTTCCAGATGATTTTCTTATCAGTGATTGAAGCTTTATAATAAAAATTTCATGTCTCTCTTATGATATAAAAGGGTTTCTGGCAAAATATTTATATAATACCTAAATAATGTAGTCATGGTTGAGGATATAAATACTCAAAGACATATTATTAAAAAGCGAAAACCACGATTAAAAAAGGATCTAACATTTAATCAAATGTTAATGATTGGACTGGTCGGGTCTTTTGGCAATGGTGCCCTTTTTGGTACGGTGGTAATGGTGGCAGGGGCAGGGCCAGAGGCCATCCTGGCATTTGTTCTGGGAGCCATAATATATTCCTCCATTGGATTTTCATATATGGAGCTTTCAAAGGTTTATCCGGAGGCTGGAGGGCCTACAAGATATACTATTTATACACATGGAAGATGGACAAACATCATTAATGCGCTGTCCGATATTATATGGTATATATTTATACCTCCAATTGAGGTAATAGCAATTATTGCAGGCCTGAACTACTTTGATCCTGTATTTCTTACCGTGACAGGAGCCCCCACATATCTCGGTGTAGGAATTGGGCTCGCACTGATGCTTGCCCTGATACCATTCAACTACTATGGTGTCAAGCAGTTCGGGCAGGCATCGCTTTACTCAGGCGTGGTTAAACTCTTCTTCTACCTTTCAATGTCCCTTGGTTTAATATTCATAGTGTTCGACTACAAGGATCTTTATGCGTACCACGGACTTTTCCCTTACGGGCCCACTGCGCTGTTTGCCATAATGCCATATGCAATGTATGATTTCGGGGCCATTAGGGTAATACCGGATCTGGCTGAGGAAACCAACATGACCGATAAGCTTCCTAGGGCCATAGGCCTTGTAATACTCTTCGAAACACTCATATATATCAGTGTGGCATTTGCAGTTCTAATGGGAACTCACTGGAGCCTGCTGGGAATTATTCCGGGGCATTTTAACCAGCTAACGCCGGCATTCCATGGCGATAACCCATTCTTTATTCTGGGTAAACAGAGTGGAGTTCTCTATGTATTTATCGCAGCAGTTATCACAGGGGTCCTGGCACCATTTGTTACCGGGTATATTTATCTGGGAAGTGGCACCAGGGTACTTTTCTCCATGGGAAGGTCTGGTTATATAAGCAAATCCCTCAAATCAATAGATTCAAAACATAGCATACCCCTGGTATCCCTGATCATATTTGCCGCAGTGGGTACATTCCTTGTATTTGTTACCGCACCTGATCCCAGCATATATACGTTCATTGATGATGCCACAGCTGCAGGTTATATAGGACTTATAGCCACCCCTATAGCACTTATCGTGTCCCGCAGGCAGGGCATTACTAAAAAAGGTGATATGGTGCGTGGAATGAATATCATTGCACCACTGGCAACCGGCGCAAGTGGGCTGATCGTTTTCTGGACAGGCTGGCCATCAGAACCATATGCAGTAATATTGATAGCGGCTGGAGCAGTTATATTCGGCATCTGGTCCAAGGTAAAGATCGGTGCAAAGAATGCTCTCTGGTATGTCTTTTTCATAGGCTTTGTTACATTCATGGTGGCAACAAGCCACGATGGTTTGACCTCGGCCGTATTCCCGCAATTCTTTGGATATCTGGAGGGGACCCTGATAACATTCCTGGTATGTACATTACTGGTATATCCATTAGGCGTACTTTCCGGTTTCAAAAAGCAATTTATACACAAGGATTTCACAGAAGAGCTTTACACCAAGAAAGGTGCAGAGGAATGGAAAGAAAGCCAGTAAACACCACATATACATTATTTTTCTAGAAATTTTATTAAATCTTTTAAATTCATTGTGTTGATTACATTATTTTTGGTAAGCCATCCCCTTCTTGCTGTGCCCACTCCCAGTTCCATATTATCATAACCGTATATATTATGAGAATCAGTATTTATGGAGTAAGAAATCCCGTATCTGGAGGTCCTGAGAATATTTTCATCGTTCAGGTCCAGACGCTCAGGGGAGGCATTTATTTCCATTGCAGTTTTATATTTGCTGCAGTATTTTGCAACCTCATCCAGGTTAATCTGAAAAGCTTCCCTTTTGTTTATCAATTTTCCGGTGGGATGTCCTAGAACATTTACCATATTTGTTTTAACTGCATTTATTACCCTATCGGTGATATCTTCAGTGTTCATGCTGGTATCGAGATGTACAGAGGCTATAACCACGTCCATTTCTTTCAATGTATCGTCCTTAAGATCCAGACTTCCATCTTTCAATATGTCGACCTCTCCACCCTTTAAAATTTTTATATTATACTTACTGGATATCCTATCTATCTTTTTAAAATATTCTATGAACTGTTCATCATTCATTCCATGAGCAACTCTCAGGCTTTTTGAATGATTCGTTATGGCCATGTATTCATAGTTCTTCTTCATGGCAGCTGCTATCATCTCATCTGTGGTGTTCATTCCATCGCTTTCCCTGGTATGAAGATGCAGATCACCTTTTATATCTGGCAATTCAATCAATGAAGGGATTTTATGTGATAATGCAAGGTCTATCTCTCCACGGTCTTCCCGCATTTCTGGCGGGATATAATCCATGCCCAGTTCTTCGTATATGGCTATTTCATCCTTACCTTCCACTATATTTTTATCACCGGAATATAACCCATATTCATTCAGCTTATAATTATGGTCTATTGCAATTTTTCTTACCTTTATATTGTGATCTTTACTGCCGGTAAAGTATTGCAGTGCAGATCCAAAGCTTTCCAGTTTTATGACACGCAGGTCACAGGTTGTCCCGATGTCCAGAAGAACAGTAGTTTTTGTTTCTCCCCTTACAACAGTGGATTTAACACCTCCATACTTTATGAATAAATCCATTACCTTCCCGGGCTGTTCGGATGTAACCAGTATATCTATGTCTCCCACGGTTTCCCTCATCCTTCTGGTTGAACCTGCAATCTCACATCTGGACACACTTTTTTGAGATAAAAGATATGTCACAATCTTTCTGGCCTCATTTAATCCAGTTCCCAGCAAAATTCTGGAACCTGTGGCAGCAACCATGGATATATTTTTCAGGATAAGTGCCTCGCTTTTTTCTCCAAACCCGGGAATATCCCTTATTTTATGTTCCTCTGCTGCCTTTTTTAAGTCAGAAATATTCTTAATTCCAAGTTTTTCGTATAAAATCATTGCCTTTTTGGGACCGAATCCCTCTATTCCTGAAAATTCATTGAAATCTATGGGGAATCTCTTTTTTAATTCATCATATTTTTTTATTCTCCCGGTGGTTAGGTATTCCTCAATATGCTCCGCGAGTCCCTTTCCTATTCCGGGAATTTTCATCAGCCCATTGATCCCGCTTTTTTCATAAATTTCTGAAATGTCATCCTGCATCGATTCAATGGATCTGGCTGCCCTCTGATAGGCGAGTGCCTCAAAACGCGCCTTTTCGTCAGTGTTGAGCATATAATACATTTC of the Ferroplasma sp. genome contains:
- a CDS encoding polysaccharide biosynthesis C-terminal domain-containing protein yields the protein MSSITESFSSGVGFQYSAVASMFISSSLFYFFIAHLLPVNIVGSISLLYAIMNIMAVVFVFGLSNGIQHYISYHLVRENHQAIMKLMKQTIVFAVLLALSAFIFMYIASPEIASLFFHSTVYILSVKLIGIAIAGSVMINIFGSMLLGLNQYKKYSIIYIFINIFTYFFPLSMLFLTGKSVFLIAGLGAINILSAISFFVFVYRAYSRLGNLTRNAPREPYRNLIYYSVPLFLSSIMGTSATYIDRIVVSYFINLSYLGIYNFALIIASAATFLVVPVSNLLIPKLSTFFSLDNKDGFRSSIRILLNIVSLIYVPAALGIAALSRIILYEFAGSAYTVAYIPLMIIMFITSFFIGTVVLSSGISSIRKTKIFVYSSGLSLSSNIVLSVLLIPAFNIIGAAIAYSSMNAVNFAIVYHYARKFGVNNYDVPRIIKIWLSSLIMFGAVFIIQGMFPYSMLNIFLYIILGAGIYLLEIKAFHLISSSEMDYILSVIPDRFSTIKYILRNLEYSEHKGRYDRLFRFIK
- a CDS encoding DUF2079 domain-containing protein, with translation MHSGKTSNSISRPPHGRSTYSILIIILSGMFSILFSYYSILKAYTINAYGWDLGLYSQAFYSAIHGRLFYTNLAGGSFLAEHFSPLMFAILPFFYLYPSPYTLLVLQSIFISFAAVPLYYLSLVLFSRAEKIGKIKKPELYAFIISLAFLLSPLTESPVYFDFHIMVFLPFFYFMSVYFFLQRKLFLNIIFLALIASIHSSFIFIVIMMVIMEFIMWYKENHRESRDVRRWAIFSVSGIAILIIYYIIAGIVKGDINHSTTVSLFVSGESGAASRSLEGLVITLIYNPVKFINYVISNYEIKILFLLLAFMAVDFASIDSPAGLLPAIPYLAYAMTSSYIPYYFIGYQYSMMFIPVVFVSGSFGIEKLMELKQDGTGRKRFKFRNIRNTFIAITAFAIASFIVVSPISPMSLEPSAIHSIYNDSRGYMERENQFMYSLAKDVNMNATLVTGNSLYPLFYSDMNATAFPYGNISMDSNYTYLIANFNDSQTYLNDGNNISLSGLASAYMNSGSYGIIAEGYGIIALEYHYRGIPLLTGPFSVNYRGSLFNVTGNIITGPFPDKGLTSFQELDLEGSNIHAGNSTYLLPGNYTYKLSFNNTSHNPLKQINITICGDYGKTIIANISGSRENITGNELTFNLSTPYIYTGVIYRIDVYSNDYTLYNMSVSR
- a CDS encoding APC family permease, which produces MLMIGLVGSFGNGALFGTVVMVAGAGPEAILAFVLGAIIYSSIGFSYMELSKVYPEAGGPTRYTIYTHGRWTNIINALSDIIWYIFIPPIEVIAIIAGLNYFDPVFLTVTGAPTYLGVGIGLALMLALIPFNYYGVKQFGQASLYSGVVKLFFYLSMSLGLIFIVFDYKDLYAYHGLFPYGPTALFAIMPYAMYDFGAIRVIPDLAEETNMTDKLPRAIGLVILFETLIYISVAFAVLMGTHWSLLGIIPGHFNQLTPAFHGDNPFFILGKQSGVLYVFIAAVITGVLAPFVTGYIYLGSGTRVLFSMGRSGYISKSLKSIDSKHSIPLVSLIIFAAVGTFLVFVTAPDPSIYTFIDDATAAGYIGLIATPIALIVSRRQGITKKGDMVRGMNIIAPLATGASGLIVFWTGWPSEPYAVILIAAGAVIFGIWSKVKIGAKNALWYVFFIGFVTFMVATSHDGLTSAVFPQFFGYLEGTLITFLVCTLLVYPLGVLSGFKKQFIHKDFTEELYTKKGAEEWKESQ
- the polX gene encoding DNA polymerase/3'-5' exonuclease PolX codes for the protein MKNIELSLIFNEMYYMLNTDEKARFEALAYQRAARSIESMQDDISEIYEKSGINGLMKIPGIGKGLAEHIEEYLTTGRIKKYDELKKRFPIDFNEFSGIEGFGPKKAMILYEKLGIKNISDLKKAAEEHKIRDIPGFGEKSEALILKNISMVAATGSRILLGTGLNEARKIVTYLLSQKSVSRCEIAGSTRRMRETVGDIDILVTSEQPGKVMDLFIKYGGVKSTVVRGETKTTVLLDIGTTCDLRVIKLESFGSALQYFTGSKDHNIKVRKIAIDHNYKLNEYGLYSGDKNIVEGKDEIAIYEELGMDYIPPEMREDRGEIDLALSHKIPSLIELPDIKGDLHLHTRESDGMNTTDEMIAAAMKKNYEYMAITNHSKSLRVAHGMNDEQFIEYFKKIDRISSKYNIKILKGGEVDILKDGSLDLKDDTLKEMDVVIASVHLDTSMNTEDITDRVINAVKTNMVNVLGHPTGKLINKREAFQINLDEVAKYCSKYKTAMEINASPERLDLNDENILRTSRYGISYSINTDSHNIYGYDNMELGVGTARRGWLTKNNVINTMNLKDLIKFLEK